The genomic interval GAGTCCGACTACCAGCGCTGGGTCCGGATCACGGTCGACACGATCGTCGAGCGGTCCGGCATCGACCTCCAGCCTGCGACCGATGACGACGATGACGACCCTGAGCCCGAAGGTCTGCTCGAACGGTTGCAGGCCCGGTTCGGGTCGGACTCGTCTGTCACCCAGACCAGCACGAGCTATCAGGACATCTCGACGGACGACGACGCGACCCGACTCGGCGACGGCATCGTCGCGGGCGACCTGCTCGAAACCGGCCACTGGGCCGGTATCACCGCGCTGGCGCTGCTGGCGGCCGGCTGGGGGATCGTCACGTTCACGCCGTCGATCCTGCTGCTGTCGGCCATCCCGGCTGCGCTCGCCGCCTACGCCCGACTGCGCATCGAGCCGGCGGTGACGAACCTCGATGTCGAACGTCACGTCAGCGATGAGTCGCCCGAGCCGGGTGACCTCGTCGACGTGACCGTCACCGTCCGCAACGACGGCGACAGCTACCTGTCCGACCTCCGACTCGTCGATCGGGTTCCGCCCTCGATGCAGGTCGTCGAGGGATCGCCCCGGATCGCTACGGCCCTCGGATCGGACGCGACGGCGACGTTTACTTACACCGCTGTCGCGGGGCGTGGCGACCACGAGTGGCCGCTGCTCGTCGTCGCACGCGACTTTGCCGGCGCCATCGAGCGCGAAGTTGCGATCGATGTCGAGACCGGCATCGAGTGCTCGCCGGCGCTATCGAGCCAACACGGCGCACCGGTTCGCTCCCAGACCTCGCTGTACTCCGGGCAGGTCGACACCGCCCAAGGCGGCGCCGGTCTGGAGTTCTTCTCCGTCCGGGAGTACCGCGAGGGCGACCCGATGAAACGCATCGACTGGAAGCGACACGCCCGTACCGGCGAACTCGCTACCATCGACTTCCGACAGGAGCGGGCGGCGAAAGTCGTCTTGCTGTTTGACTCCCGCGACTCGGCGTACGTCTCGCCGCATCCGGGCGCCAAACACGCCGTCGACCGCAGCGTCGACGCTGCGATGGAGCTGTTCCCGTCGCTGTACGACCGCGGCGATCTGGTCGGCGTTGCGGCCTTCGACACGGTGCCGTGCTGGCTCGCACCGGGCGCCGGCGAGGAGCAACTCGAACGCGCGCGAAACATCTTCACCGATCATCCCGCGATCTCGACGCTCCCGCCCGAGCACACGGATGTCGGCAGCAAGTACGTCGACCCGATGACGCACGTGCGCCGACAGCTCGCCCCCGAGGCGCAGGTGATGCTGTTCTCGCCGCTGTGTGACGACTACACGGCCGAGGTCGCCCGCCGCCTCGACTCCGTGGGCCACCCCGTCACCGTCATCAGTCCCGATCCGACCGCCGCCGGGACGATCGGCCAGCGTCTCTCCCGCGTCGAGCGCACGATGCGGATCGTCCGGCTGCGCGAACGCGGCATCCGGATCGTCGACTGGGAGCCCGAGGAACCGCTTGGAATCGAACTCGAACGCGCCGCCCAGAGGTGGGCAGTATGAGCACGAACACAGACATGCCAGCCGACCCCGACCCGATAGAACTAGATCACTCGCCGACCAAGCTCAGCACCATCGCGGCGGTCGGCGCCGCGGTGCTGGCGGCGCTGACCAGCGCCCCGTTCGCGCTGCTCGCGTTGCCGGTCGGCCTCGCCGGTGCCGGCGCCGTCGGTGCGGGACTGATCGTCGCCGAGAGCCGGACGTGGGTGGCCGTCGGCGTCGGCGCACTGTTCCTCTCGGTGCTCATCTCCGGCGGCTTCGGAACGCCGGTCGAACTCCTGCTCGTGAGCATGGTCGCGACCGTCCTCGCGTGGGACTTCGGACACAACGCCATCAGCCTCGGCGAGCACGTGGGGCGTCACAGCACCACCCGCCGCAACGAGATCATCCACGGTGCCGCGACGACGATCGCGGCGTCGCTGGCGGCCGCCGTGGGGTACGGCGTGTACGCCATCGCCGGCGGCGGACAGCCGGTGGCCGCGCTCTCGCTGTTGCTGTTCGGGATCGTCTTCCTGATCTGGGCGATCCGGACCTGACGCTCGGCGACGCCGCTTTTCGTCTTATTCTCCGTTCTCGCGGGTAGCTTTATACCACGTCGGTCGAAACCGGGCAGGCGCATGCACTCTTCGTTCGGACTCGATAGTCTCGCTACGGTATCGGACGCCCGGTCACGATCGATCACAGCCGAGAATCCCGACGGCGAGGTCGGCGCCGGTGGACAGGCCGCCAGCGATCTCGGTCCCGGACGGAAGGGACGGCCCTGCCTCAGCGATGTCCCTTCCGGTGCCACCGAGACGCTCGCCGAGATCGACGGACCCGGTTCGATCGATCACATCTGGTTCACGCTCCCCGACCGGACCGACGCCGGCGAGCACGTTCTCCGGGATGTCGTCGTTCGAATGTACTGGGACGGCGAGGACGACCCGTCGGTCGAGGTGCCGATCGGCGACTTCTTCTGTAACGGCCACGCCCGCCGGACGACCGTCAACTCGATGCCGGTGGTCGCCGCGCCCCACGGCGGCCTGAACTGCTACTGGCCGATGCCGTTCCGGGAGAGCGCCCGGATAACGATCGAGAACCAGCATCCCGGCCCCCTCCCGGCGCTGTTTTACCAGATCGACTACTCGCTCGTCGACGAACTGAGCGACGACACGGCGTACTTCCACGCCCAGTGGCGCCGCGAAAACCCTACGACTACCGGCGAGGACTACACGATCGTCGACGGGATCGAGGGACAGGGTCACTACGCGGGGACGTACCTCGCGTGGACCGCGCTCGAAGGCGACTGGTGGGGAGAAGGCGAGTTCAAAGCCTACATCGACGGCGACGACGAGCTCCCGACGATCTGTGGCACCGGCGCCGAGGACTACGTCGGCGGGGCGTGGTGTTTCGATGCAGGTGATGGGCCCGAGACCTACTCGACACCGTTTCTGGGCTACCCGCTGTACGACGACGGATCGGACGGGCACGGCGGACCGCCCAAGCACGGCCTGTATCGCTGGCACGTTCCCGACCCCATCC from Natronoarchaeum philippinense carries:
- a CDS encoding DUF58 domain-containing protein, translating into MSADSSFDALVRRAMLALGFVAIAVGLVTYVLVDPLVNVLPSSFAIAAIAGVLAFAMGAWMIRSRTSGGVHQTAIPSVELPLSTPAPGGDIDRALYRLTHYREGTVEYRDQIQERLASVAVDVIRQRDDCSREAAVHKLQEGTWTDNEYAASFFAGGSPPSKSMLDSLSDRLTGGGESDYQRWVRITVDTIVERSGIDLQPATDDDDDDPEPEGLLERLQARFGSDSSVTQTSTSYQDISTDDDATRLGDGIVAGDLLETGHWAGITALALLAAGWGIVTFTPSILLLSAIPAALAAYARLRIEPAVTNLDVERHVSDESPEPGDLVDVTVTVRNDGDSYLSDLRLVDRVPPSMQVVEGSPRIATALGSDATATFTYTAVAGRGDHEWPLLVVARDFAGAIEREVAIDVETGIECSPALSSQHGAPVRSQTSLYSGQVDTAQGGAGLEFFSVREYREGDPMKRIDWKRHARTGELATIDFRQERAAKVVLLFDSRDSAYVSPHPGAKHAVDRSVDAAMELFPSLYDRGDLVGVAAFDTVPCWLAPGAGEEQLERARNIFTDHPAISTLPPEHTDVGSKYVDPMTHVRRQLAPEAQVMLFSPLCDDYTAEVARRLDSVGHPVTVISPDPTAAGTIGQRLSRVERTMRIVRLRERGIRIVDWEPEEPLGIELERAAQRWAV
- a CDS encoding DUF7519 family protein, translating into MSTNTDMPADPDPIELDHSPTKLSTIAAVGAAVLAALTSAPFALLALPVGLAGAGAVGAGLIVAESRTWVAVGVGALFLSVLISGGFGTPVELLLVSMVATVLAWDFGHNAISLGEHVGRHSTTRRNEIIHGAATTIAASLAAAVGYGVYAIAGGGQPVAALSLLLFGIVFLIWAIRT
- a CDS encoding glycoside hydrolase family 172 protein, whose translation is MHSSFGLDSLATVSDARSRSITAENPDGEVGAGGQAASDLGPGRKGRPCLSDVPSGATETLAEIDGPGSIDHIWFTLPDRTDAGEHVLRDVVVRMYWDGEDDPSVEVPIGDFFCNGHARRTTVNSMPVVAAPHGGLNCYWPMPFRESARITIENQHPGPLPALFYQIDYSLVDELSDDTAYFHAQWRRENPTTTGEDYTIVDGIEGQGHYAGTYLAWTALEGDWWGEGEFKAYIDGDDELPTICGTGAEDYVGGAWCFDAGDGPETYSTPFLGYPLYDDGSDGHGGPPKHGLYRWHVPDPIRFKEDLRVTIQQIGHDGRSLFERSDDIASVAYWYQKEPHAAFPALPAPEKRRPR